One genomic segment of Rhizobium gallicum bv. gallicum R602sp includes these proteins:
- a CDS encoding sulfite oxidase-like oxidoreductase — translation MSDEHPPADSKLTTSKRRWAAEGKFLTGRISRPQTERLPPGQHLVKNWPVLDLGQQPVISLDTWRLEVRGLVETPLDLTWTAFQAQEQRTKVSDIHCVTTWSRYDNKWKGVSTRDLLDLVMPKPEANYVMLTSYDGYTTNLPLSDFAAEDAILATSWEGLPLTRDHGGPMRLVVPHLYFWKSAKWLRRIDLIPADEAGFWEKNGYHMYGDPWREQRYTDD, via the coding sequence ATGAGCGACGAGCACCCCCCCGCCGACAGCAAACTCACCACTTCGAAGCGCCGCTGGGCCGCCGAAGGCAAGTTCCTGACAGGTCGCATCAGCCGTCCGCAAACCGAGCGCCTGCCCCCCGGCCAGCATCTCGTCAAGAACTGGCCCGTCCTCGATCTCGGCCAGCAGCCGGTCATCTCGCTGGACACATGGCGTCTGGAAGTGCGTGGGCTCGTCGAGACACCGCTGGACCTCACCTGGACGGCCTTTCAGGCGCAGGAGCAGCGCACCAAGGTCAGCGACATTCACTGCGTCACCACGTGGTCGCGCTATGACAACAAATGGAAAGGCGTTTCGACACGCGATCTTCTCGATCTCGTAATGCCGAAGCCGGAAGCCAATTACGTCATGCTGACGAGCTATGACGGCTATACGACCAACCTGCCGCTTTCCGATTTCGCGGCCGAGGATGCGATTCTCGCGACATCATGGGAAGGCCTGCCGCTGACGCGCGATCACGGCGGCCCCATGCGCTTGGTCGTGCCGCATCTCTACTTCTGGAAAAGCGCCAAGTGGCTTCGCCGCATCGACCTCATCCCGGCCGACGAGGCCGGCTTCTGGGAAAAGAACGGCTACCACATGTACGGCGACCCATGGCGCGAGCAGCGTTATACGGACGACTGA
- the ligD gene encoding non-homologous end-joining DNA ligase: MAKSPASKPLLASDKPVRSRPRKPRDPAQPNLPFDPMPDRIEPCLALLKPKPPRGEQWVYEIKWDGYRLAVHIEPQRVRIITRGGHDWTHRFPAIERAARQLGVATAILDGEAIVVDERGRSDFGLLQQSLGGRGGKRTSGEALFVAFDLLYFDGHDLRQLELSSRRHLLEGLIIDRAGVIRLSEEFEADGDRLLELACEHGLEGIIAKDRRSEYRSGRLGDWVKIKCLESDSFVIVGYELSTVARAGIGSLLLAARKGNGLVYVGNVGTGFNERAAQELREKLDRLKVTKPAVTYDGRRKGLVWVRPTLIAEIEYRAWTHDGKLRHASYKGLRDEEDDAVIYVLGK; the protein is encoded by the coding sequence ATGGCCAAGTCTCCAGCCTCAAAGCCGCTGCTCGCATCCGATAAGCCGGTTCGATCCCGGCCTCGCAAGCCACGCGATCCAGCGCAGCCGAACCTTCCCTTCGATCCTATGCCGGACCGCATCGAGCCGTGCCTGGCGCTTCTTAAGCCGAAGCCGCCGAGGGGCGAACAGTGGGTTTACGAAATCAAATGGGACGGGTATCGCCTGGCAGTGCATATCGAACCTCAGCGCGTGCGCATCATCACGCGCGGCGGCCATGACTGGACGCATCGTTTCCCCGCCATCGAGCGGGCCGCCAGGCAGCTCGGCGTGGCGACGGCGATCCTCGATGGCGAGGCAATCGTGGTGGATGAGCGTGGCCGGTCCGATTTCGGGCTGCTGCAGCAATCGCTCGGCGGCCGGGGCGGCAAGCGGACTTCCGGCGAAGCGCTCTTCGTGGCGTTCGATCTGCTCTATTTCGACGGGCATGATCTGCGGCAACTGGAGCTATCTTCGCGACGCCATCTGCTCGAAGGGCTAATCATCGATCGGGCGGGCGTCATTCGGCTGTCGGAGGAGTTCGAGGCGGACGGCGACAGGCTGCTGGAGCTTGCCTGCGAGCATGGGCTCGAAGGCATCATCGCGAAGGATCGCCGTAGCGAGTACCGCTCCGGCCGTCTCGGCGACTGGGTAAAAATCAAGTGCCTGGAGAGCGACAGCTTCGTGATCGTTGGCTATGAGCTTTCCACCGTCGCGCGGGCCGGCATTGGCTCGTTGCTGCTGGCAGCGCGCAAGGGTAACGGCCTGGTGTACGTCGGCAATGTCGGGACCGGCTTCAACGAACGTGCGGCGCAGGAGCTGCGCGAAAAGCTCGATCGGCTGAAGGTCACGAAACCGGCGGTCACATATGACGGAAGGCGCAAGGGGCTGGTCTGGGTGCGGCCGACGCTGATTGCCGAGATCGAGTATCGCGCGTGGACGCACGATGGGAAGCTGAGGCATGCCTCCTACAAAGGTCTGCGGGATGAAGAGGACGACGCTGTGATTTATGTGCTGGGCAAGTAG
- a CDS encoding tripartite tricarboxylate transporter permease produces MELFSNLALGFATAATPANLFFCLIGVLLGTLIGVLPGIGATATIAMLLPITFQLEPVSSLIMLAGIYYGAQYGGSTTAILINMPGESSSAVTAIDGYQMARRGRAGAALAIAALGSFFAGTVSTFLVAIFAPPLTDIALRFGAAEYFSLMVVGLVSSIALAHGSVVKALAMVVLGLLLGLVGTDIYTGTPRFTLGIREYADGLNFVALAVGVFGIAEILRNLEGEKTRTVLIAKVSGLLPSREEFKEMIAPVLRGTAIGSALGILPGGGAILASFASYTVEKRISNKPKEFGQGAVAGVAGPESANNAGAQTSFIPLLTLGIPANPVMALMIGAMIIQGIVPGPNVATEQPALFWGIIASMWIGNLMLVVLNLPLIGLWVKLLTVPYYVLFPIIMAFCSIGVYSVNSNVYDLYAVAFFGFIGYLLAKLRCEPAPLLLGFVLGPLLEENLRRAMILSRGDPTTFVSRPISAILLAIAAAVLIVVFLPSVKKKREEVFVEEG; encoded by the coding sequence ATGGAACTTTTCAGCAATCTGGCACTCGGTTTCGCGACGGCAGCAACGCCTGCCAACCTTTTCTTCTGTTTGATCGGCGTTCTGCTCGGTACGCTGATCGGCGTGCTGCCCGGCATTGGCGCCACGGCGACAATCGCCATGCTTTTGCCGATCACTTTCCAGCTTGAGCCGGTGTCGTCGCTCATCATGCTCGCCGGCATCTACTACGGCGCGCAGTACGGCGGTTCGACGACGGCGATCCTGATCAACATGCCGGGCGAATCCTCTTCGGCGGTGACGGCCATCGACGGCTACCAAATGGCGCGGCGCGGCAGGGCAGGGGCGGCGCTTGCGATCGCCGCACTCGGTTCCTTCTTCGCTGGAACGGTCTCGACCTTCCTCGTCGCGATCTTCGCGCCGCCGCTGACCGACATCGCCCTGCGCTTCGGTGCTGCGGAATATTTCTCGCTGATGGTCGTCGGCCTGGTGTCGTCGATCGCGCTCGCCCATGGTTCCGTCGTCAAGGCGCTGGCGATGGTCGTGCTCGGGCTGCTGCTTGGCCTGGTCGGAACGGATATCTATACAGGCACCCCGCGCTTCACGCTCGGCATTCGCGAATATGCGGATGGCTTGAATTTCGTGGCACTTGCCGTCGGGGTCTTCGGTATCGCCGAAATTCTGCGCAACCTGGAAGGGGAAAAGACCCGGACGGTGCTGATAGCAAAGGTCTCCGGCCTGCTGCCGTCACGCGAAGAATTCAAGGAGATGATCGCGCCGGTGCTTCGCGGCACGGCGATCGGCTCGGCTCTCGGCATCTTGCCGGGCGGAGGTGCGATCCTCGCGTCCTTTGCCTCCTACACTGTTGAAAAGCGCATCTCGAACAAGCCGAAGGAATTCGGCCAGGGTGCCGTTGCCGGCGTCGCAGGCCCGGAGTCGGCGAACAATGCTGGTGCGCAGACCTCGTTCATTCCGCTTCTCACCCTTGGCATTCCGGCCAATCCGGTGATGGCGCTGATGATCGGCGCGATGATCATTCAGGGGATCGTGCCAGGGCCGAACGTTGCGACCGAGCAGCCGGCGCTCTTCTGGGGCATCATCGCCTCGATGTGGATCGGCAATCTGATGCTCGTCGTCTTGAACCTGCCGCTGATCGGGCTCTGGGTGAAGCTGCTGACCGTGCCGTATTACGTGCTCTTCCCGATCATCATGGCCTTCTGCTCGATCGGGGTCTACAGCGTCAATTCCAACGTCTACGATCTCTATGCCGTCGCCTTCTTCGGCTTTATCGGCTACTTGCTTGCCAAGCTCAGATGCGAGCCGGCACCGCTGCTGCTCGGTTTCGTGCTGGGTCCGCTGCTCGAAGAAAACCTCCGCCGGGCGATGATCCTTTCGCGCGGCGATCCGACGACCTTCGTCAGCCGTCCGATCAGCGCGATCCTTCTTGCGATCGCCGCGGCAGTCCTCATCGTGGTCTTCTTGCCGAGCGTGAAGAAGAAGCGCGAAGAGGTCTTCGTCGAGGAGGGTTGA
- a CDS encoding sensor histidine kinase — translation MPFVVFAFFYYGGAVATRAYMGEASSQAGTALRLAVSALSGHLSRYEALPALIADHDNIKELVSRPQDQALRDAANLYLKEINGLLKSSDIYVIKPDGETIAASNFDLPGSFVGENFSYRPYFQDAVAGRQSRFYALGTTSLKRGYYFASPIYAGEEIRGVIVFKVDIDMIEASWSGGEYRIFVSDPEGIIFMSGKPDWLYNGILPLTADRIARTGASRRYANARLTALPITRSHFDEHELMSLVEEGVQKEYLVLSHYMLAEDWTVNVLMDTGSIRTQARTALGAVFLILCIAGLAIAILRQRRMRLNERMHLQAEARNELERRVEERTADLARVNSRIEEEIAERRLTEQQLRQTQADLIQAGKLAGLGQMSAALSHEFNQPLAAAKTYTDSAAVLLDRGRTAEAQDNIQRIGGLIDRMASISKHLRNFARKPNEKLGPVPLDEAIRDTLEIIAWRLKAADADLRVDLGIRPPVVRAGSVRLQQVLVNVISNAADAVEGIEDRRIEVTALEEKGKVVLTVRDHGPGVPAAIAERIFDPFFTTKGVGKGLGLGLSISYNIIKDFGGSLAASNHPEGGAVFRIDLQSAAGMMPEAAE, via the coding sequence GTGCCGTTCGTCGTCTTCGCGTTCTTCTATTATGGCGGGGCGGTGGCAACACGCGCCTATATGGGCGAGGCGTCATCGCAGGCGGGGACTGCGCTGCGGCTCGCGGTTTCCGCACTCAGTGGCCACCTGAGCCGCTATGAGGCGCTTCCGGCGCTGATTGCCGATCACGACAACATCAAGGAACTGGTCAGCCGCCCGCAGGACCAGGCGCTGCGCGATGCGGCGAATCTCTATCTCAAGGAAATCAACGGACTTCTAAAATCCTCCGATATCTATGTGATCAAGCCGGATGGCGAGACGATTGCGGCAAGCAATTTCGACCTTCCGGGCAGCTTCGTCGGCGAGAATTTCAGTTATCGCCCCTATTTCCAGGATGCCGTTGCCGGGCGCCAGTCCCGGTTCTACGCGCTAGGAACCACCTCGCTGAAACGCGGATATTATTTTGCCTCGCCGATCTATGCAGGCGAGGAAATCCGCGGCGTCATCGTCTTCAAGGTCGATATCGACATGATCGAGGCATCGTGGAGCGGCGGGGAATACCGCATCTTCGTATCGGATCCCGAGGGCATCATATTCATGTCGGGCAAGCCGGATTGGCTCTATAACGGCATTTTGCCCCTGACCGCAGACCGCATCGCGCGTACCGGGGCGTCCCGCCGCTACGCGAATGCGAGGCTGACCGCGCTGCCGATCACGCGCAGCCATTTCGACGAGCATGAGTTGATGTCGCTTGTCGAAGAAGGTGTTCAAAAGGAATATCTGGTGCTCTCGCACTATATGCTGGCCGAGGATTGGACCGTGAACGTGCTGATGGACACCGGTTCCATTCGCACGCAGGCGCGCACCGCGCTTGGCGCCGTCTTCCTCATTCTCTGCATCGCCGGGCTGGCGATCGCGATTCTCCGGCAGCGGCGGATGCGGCTCAACGAGCGCATGCATCTGCAGGCCGAAGCGCGCAACGAACTGGAGCGGCGCGTCGAGGAGCGCACGGCCGACCTTGCCCGCGTCAACAGCCGCATAGAAGAGGAGATCGCCGAGCGGCGGCTGACCGAACAACAGCTTCGCCAGACGCAGGCCGATCTCATACAGGCAGGCAAGCTTGCCGGCCTCGGCCAGATGTCGGCGGCACTGTCCCACGAGTTCAACCAGCCGCTTGCCGCCGCAAAGACCTATACCGACAGCGCGGCCGTGCTCCTGGACCGCGGGCGGACTGCAGAAGCGCAGGACAATATCCAGCGCATCGGCGGGCTTATCGACCGCATGGCATCCATCAGCAAGCATCTGCGCAACTTCGCGCGCAAGCCGAACGAGAAGCTCGGCCCGGTGCCGCTCGACGAGGCGATCCGCGATACGCTGGAGATCATCGCCTGGCGGCTGAAGGCGGCGGATGCCGACCTGCGGGTCGATCTTGGCATCCGCCCACCCGTCGTCCGCGCCGGTTCCGTTCGCTTGCAGCAGGTGCTGGTCAACGTGATTTCGAACGCCGCCGATGCGGTCGAAGGGATCGAGGACCGGCGGATTGAGGTGACGGCCCTCGAAGAAAAGGGCAAGGTGGTGCTGACGGTCCGTGATCATGGACCCGGCGTACCGGCGGCGATTGCCGAGCGCATCTTCGATCCCTTTTTCACGACCAAGGGCGTCGGCAAGGGACTGGGGCTCGGGCTTTCGATCTCCTACAACATCATCAAGGATTTCGGCGGCAGCCTGGCGGCCTCCAATCATCCGGAGGGAGGCGCCGTGTTCCGCATCGATCTGCAATCGGCGGCGGGCATGATGCCGGAGGCGGCCGAGTGA
- a CDS encoding CbtA family protein produces the protein MVGNLLLRGMLAGGIAGILVFAFAYTFGEPLVDQAIAFEQAAAQAAGETAEPELVSRATQAGLGLFTGVMTYAIAVGGLFALAFAFVHGRFSRLGARGTAAVIALAAFVAIVLVPAIKYPANPPAVGNPDTIGVRTEVFFLMIVVSVASLIAAVALARNLSARFGIWNAAIFAGAAYLVFVGLVQYLLPPINEVPENYSAMVLWRFRTASLGMHFILWAALGIVFGALAEKRLRPAFR, from the coding sequence ATGGTTGGAAATCTTTTGCTCCGGGGCATGCTCGCGGGGGGAATTGCTGGCATCCTGGTGTTTGCCTTTGCCTATACATTCGGTGAGCCGCTGGTCGATCAGGCGATTGCCTTCGAACAAGCCGCTGCCCAGGCCGCAGGCGAAACCGCTGAACCGGAACTCGTCAGTCGCGCCACACAGGCCGGCCTCGGCCTCTTCACCGGCGTCATGACCTATGCGATTGCGGTTGGCGGCCTCTTTGCTCTTGCCTTCGCCTTCGTTCATGGGCGTTTCAGCCGGCTCGGCGCTCGCGGCACGGCCGCAGTGATCGCGCTCGCCGCCTTTGTTGCGATCGTTCTCGTTCCGGCGATCAAGTACCCTGCCAACCCGCCTGCGGTCGGCAATCCCGATACGATTGGCGTGCGCACCGAGGTGTTCTTCCTCATGATCGTCGTTTCCGTCGCCTCGCTGATTGCCGCAGTGGCGCTGGCGCGCAATCTCTCTGCGCGCTTCGGCATTTGGAATGCGGCGATTTTCGCGGGTGCCGCCTATCTCGTCTTCGTGGGCCTGGTTCAGTACCTGCTGCCGCCAATCAACGAGGTGCCGGAAAATTATTCCGCCATGGTGCTCTGGCGTTTTCGCACGGCCTCGCTCGGCATGCATTTCATTTTGTGGGCGGCGCTTGGGATTGTCTTCGGAGCGCTGGCGGAAAAGCGGCTGCGTCCGGCATTCCGGTAA
- a CDS encoding histidine phosphatase family protein, with protein sequence MHTRLTWICHGPTSAGRNGRFPLDEPLEESAVAETRAIAGRLQRADRVLTSPALRARQTAEALSLGSLPDPLLADCDYGRWGGVAIADLQMQEPENLLAWMSDPESAPHGGENIRQLAGRAAQSMETQSILGGHVIAVSHAALIRAAILNVLQAPLSSFWLADIEPLSILRMTHNGRRWALRFGD encoded by the coding sequence GTGCATACCCGGCTCACCTGGATCTGCCACGGCCCGACAAGCGCTGGTCGCAACGGTCGCTTTCCACTCGATGAACCGCTTGAAGAAAGCGCCGTCGCTGAGACGCGGGCAATTGCCGGCCGGCTGCAGCGCGCCGATCGCGTCCTGACCAGTCCGGCGCTGCGCGCGCGCCAGACTGCAGAAGCGCTCTCGCTCGGCTCTCTTCCCGATCCGCTGCTTGCCGATTGCGATTACGGCAGGTGGGGTGGGGTGGCGATCGCCGATCTGCAAATGCAGGAGCCTGAAAATCTGCTCGCCTGGATGAGCGATCCGGAATCTGCCCCGCATGGCGGCGAAAATATCAGGCAGCTTGCAGGGCGGGCAGCCCAATCGATGGAAACGCAATCGATACTCGGCGGCCACGTCATCGCCGTCAGTCACGCCGCGCTCATCCGCGCTGCGATCCTGAACGTGCTTCAGGCGCCGCTTTCCTCGTTCTGGCTCGCGGATATCGAACCGTTATCCATCCTCCGCATGACCCATAACGGCCGCCGCTGGGCGCTTCGCTTCGGCGACTGA
- a CDS encoding tripartite tricarboxylate transporter substrate-binding protein, with the protein MKILKAMLGMTAAVAVSLLANGASAQTYPERTITMVVPFSAGGPTDTVARLVAESMSKDLGQQIVVENVGGAGGTLGAGRVASASPDGYTILLHHIGMATSATLYRKLAYDTLGAFEYVGLVTEVPMTIVARKDFEPADLKSLIEYVKANKDSVTVANAGIGAASHLCGMMFMSAIQTPLTTVPYKGTGPAMTDLLGGQVDVMCDQTTNTTKQIKGGTIKAYAVTSPKRLDVMKDVPTAVEAGLPGFEVGIWHGIYTPKGTPAEVNERLSKSLQVALKDQNVAARFAELGTAPSPEADATPAALKAKLESEIARWKPVIDAAGEYAD; encoded by the coding sequence ATGAAAATCCTGAAGGCCATGCTTGGCATGACGGCGGCAGTTGCCGTTTCGCTTCTCGCAAACGGCGCATCCGCGCAGACCTATCCAGAGCGCACCATCACAATGGTCGTTCCTTTCTCGGCCGGCGGCCCGACCGATACGGTTGCCCGCCTCGTTGCCGAATCCATGTCGAAGGACCTCGGCCAGCAAATCGTCGTCGAAAATGTCGGCGGTGCGGGCGGCACGCTCGGTGCGGGACGGGTGGCTTCAGCCAGCCCGGATGGCTACACCATCTTGCTGCACCACATCGGCATGGCCACCAGCGCCACGCTTTACCGCAAACTCGCCTATGACACGCTCGGCGCCTTCGAATATGTCGGTCTTGTCACCGAAGTCCCGATGACGATCGTTGCCCGCAAGGATTTCGAACCGGCCGACCTCAAAAGCCTTATTGAATATGTGAAGGCCAACAAGGACAGCGTGACGGTCGCGAACGCCGGCATCGGCGCAGCCTCGCATCTTTGCGGCATGATGTTCATGAGCGCTATCCAGACGCCGTTGACGACCGTGCCCTACAAGGGCACCGGCCCGGCGATGACCGATCTTCTCGGCGGCCAGGTCGACGTCATGTGCGACCAGACGACCAACACGACGAAGCAGATCAAGGGCGGCACGATCAAGGCTTACGCCGTGACCTCTCCGAAGCGCCTCGACGTCATGAAGGATGTCCCGACGGCGGTCGAAGCCGGTCTGCCCGGTTTTGAAGTCGGCATCTGGCACGGGATCTACACGCCGAAGGGCACTCCGGCAGAGGTCAACGAGCGCCTGTCGAAGTCGCTGCAAGTTGCGCTGAAGGACCAGAACGTTGCGGCTCGCTTTGCAGAACTGGGCACCGCGCCATCGCCGGAGGCCGACGCTACGCCTGCTGCGCTGAAGGCGAAGCTTGAAAGCGAAATCGCCCGCTGGAAGCCGGTGATCGACGCTGCCGGCGAATATGCGGATTGA
- a CDS encoding gamma-glutamylcyclotransferase family protein, protein MTQDVFVFGTLKKGFPLHEQGLSGAKFLGISRTRQCYPMLIAGPWFAPMMFNEPGIGHHVVGEHYECGEDTIARLDRLESIGIPGNLRVVIDVEPVAGGPICSALAYMKSRKLADPIHSDYLRVYEDRRFIPFDRRDERLRPGTKSH, encoded by the coding sequence ATGACACAGGATGTGTTCGTTTTTGGAACCCTTAAGAAAGGTTTCCCTCTCCATGAGCAGGGACTTTCCGGTGCAAAGTTTCTCGGGATTTCCAGGACTCGACAATGTTATCCGATGCTCATTGCCGGTCCTTGGTTCGCGCCGATGATGTTCAACGAACCAGGCATTGGCCATCACGTCGTCGGTGAACACTATGAGTGTGGCGAGGATACGATAGCAAGGTTGGATCGGCTGGAATCGATCGGCATACCGGGGAACCTGCGAGTGGTGATAGACGTGGAACCAGTCGCCGGCGGGCCAATATGTTCAGCACTGGCCTACATGAAATCGCGGAAGTTGGCAGATCCCATTCACTCAGACTATCTGCGAGTCTACGAAGACAGGCGGTTTATTCCGTTCGATCGGAGAGACGAACGCCTGCGTCCCGGCACAAAATCTCATTGA
- a CDS encoding DUF1003 domain-containing protein, protein MSASNSEQQERTISKRLDRNIEALLKRREQEARQSTRQDRVADAITRFAGSMMFVYLHLLIFALWIIVNVGPLPPVLAFDPSLVILAMAASVEAIFISTFVLISQNRMAEADDKRADLNLQICLLAEHETTELLTLVAAIAEKLDVEIETREGLEELKEQVTPEAVLDEIEEKMRRRGTKAPPA, encoded by the coding sequence ATGTCAGCGTCCAATTCCGAGCAGCAAGAACGCACGATATCGAAACGTCTCGACCGCAACATCGAGGCTCTGCTGAAGCGTCGGGAGCAGGAGGCGCGCCAATCGACCCGGCAGGACCGGGTGGCCGATGCCATTACCCGTTTCGCGGGATCCATGATGTTCGTTTACCTGCACCTGCTGATATTTGCACTTTGGATCATCGTCAATGTCGGCCCGCTTCCGCCCGTGCTAGCTTTCGACCCGTCGTTGGTCATTCTGGCGATGGCGGCATCCGTCGAAGCGATTTTCATCTCAACGTTCGTGCTGATCAGCCAAAACCGTATGGCGGAAGCCGACGACAAGCGCGCCGATCTCAATTTACAGATTTGTCTTCTGGCGGAGCATGAGACGACGGAGTTGCTCACCCTGGTCGCAGCCATCGCAGAGAAGCTCGACGTCGAAATCGAGACCAGAGAGGGACTCGAGGAACTGAAAGAGCAAGTAACGCCGGAAGCGGTGCTGGACGAAATTGAAGAGAAAATGCGGCGTCGGGGGACCAAAGCCCCGCCGGCGTGA
- a CDS encoding sigma-54-dependent transcriptional regulator, whose protein sequence is MSEQKILLVDDEEELRRSTAQALELSGFNVETFSHADHVLELIGYSFAGVVVSDIRMPGTDGMTLMQKIREIDAEVPVILVTGHGDVQLAVKAMREGAYDFIEKPFTPQMLAGVIRRAMERRSLVLENRLLKAVAGKRDDIEARLPGRTQVMVELRYRIRAIGASDADTLIVGETGAGKEVVARALHDISARASRPFIAINCAALPANLIESELFGHEAGAFPGAVRPRYGKFEHGRGGTILLDEIGSMPFDLQAKFLRVLQERVISRLGSNEVVPLDVRFIATSKVDLEAEVAAGRFRADLLYRLNVVTLHVPALAQRRPDVPLLFLQLVREAAARYGRDEMAVPPEVISDIAQRDWPGNVRELRNAADRFVLGLDGERHLGEVSGLADRVAEFERSVIASALVAHGGSLKPVYESLQISRKTLYEKMQKYGLDKKLLVSE, encoded by the coding sequence GTGAGCGAACAGAAGATCCTGCTGGTTGACGATGAGGAAGAGCTGCGCCGGTCGACGGCGCAGGCGCTGGAGCTTTCGGGTTTCAACGTCGAAACGTTTTCCCATGCCGACCATGTGCTGGAGCTGATCGGCTATAGCTTCGCCGGGGTCGTCGTCAGCGATATCCGAATGCCGGGCACCGACGGCATGACTTTGATGCAGAAGATCCGCGAGATCGATGCGGAAGTGCCTGTCATCCTCGTTACGGGCCATGGCGACGTGCAACTGGCAGTGAAGGCAATGCGCGAAGGCGCCTATGATTTCATCGAAAAGCCGTTCACGCCGCAAATGCTCGCCGGAGTGATAAGGCGAGCCATGGAACGCCGTAGCCTCGTGCTGGAAAACCGGCTGCTCAAGGCCGTCGCCGGAAAGCGCGACGATATCGAGGCGCGTTTGCCGGGCCGCACGCAGGTGATGGTGGAATTACGCTACCGCATCCGGGCAATCGGGGCGAGCGACGCAGACACGCTGATCGTTGGCGAGACCGGCGCAGGCAAGGAGGTCGTTGCCCGGGCGCTGCATGACATCAGTGCCCGTGCGAGCCGGCCGTTCATCGCGATCAACTGCGCGGCGCTGCCTGCGAACCTCATCGAGAGCGAACTCTTCGGCCATGAGGCAGGCGCTTTTCCCGGTGCGGTGCGGCCGCGTTACGGCAAGTTCGAGCACGGGCGCGGCGGCACGATCCTGCTCGATGAAATCGGATCGATGCCGTTTGACCTCCAGGCAAAGTTTCTTCGAGTGCTGCAGGAGCGGGTCATTTCCCGCCTCGGCTCGAACGAGGTCGTGCCGCTCGACGTGCGCTTTATTGCGACCAGCAAGGTCGATCTCGAAGCCGAAGTCGCTGCGGGACGTTTCCGCGCCGATCTCCTCTACAGGCTAAATGTCGTAACACTGCACGTACCGGCGTTGGCGCAGCGGCGGCCGGATGTCCCGCTGCTGTTCCTCCAGCTCGTCCGCGAGGCAGCGGCACGCTACGGCCGCGACGAGATGGCAGTGCCACCCGAGGTGATTTCCGACATCGCCCAGCGGGATTGGCCCGGCAACGTGCGCGAATTGCGCAATGCAGCGGACCGCTTCGTGCTCGGCCTCGACGGCGAGCGGCACCTGGGAGAGGTGAGCGGCCTTGCCGATCGGGTTGCCGAGTTCGAGCGCAGCGTGATCGCGAGCGCCCTTGTTGCACATGGCGGCAGCCTCAAACCGGTCTACGAGTCGCTGCAGATTTCCCGCAAGACGTTGTACGAAAAGATGCAGAAATACGGCCTCGACAAGAAACTGCTCGTTTCCGAGTAG
- a CDS encoding CbtB domain-containing protein: MSDTALQPIAAPAPIPVGEILPWAIFGGLLMIIAIYFVGTEEGAMALFSGGYVHEFVHDGRHLLGFPCH, encoded by the coding sequence ATGTCTGACACCGCTCTTCAGCCCATCGCAGCACCTGCGCCGATCCCGGTAGGAGAAATCCTGCCCTGGGCGATCTTCGGGGGCTTGCTGATGATCATCGCCATCTATTTCGTCGGCACGGAAGAGGGTGCCATGGCGCTGTTTTCCGGCGGCTACGTCCACGAATTCGTGCATGACGGCCGCCACCTTCTCGGCTTTCCCTGCCACTAA
- a CDS encoding tripartite tricarboxylate transporter TctB family protein, which produces MKSVSFDTTNVICGALLVATGAFFAIQSYSLDLGTTLRMGPGYFPLLLSAVLIILGAVVFVQAIRVQGEPMGPLAWRGMLFILPAPIFFGLTVRGLGFVPSIFLTAFIACFASHRMTVLHAILLSVLLTAFSVGVFSYGLGLPFERFGPWVRF; this is translated from the coding sequence ATGAAATCGGTTAGTTTCGATACCACCAATGTGATCTGCGGGGCGCTGCTTGTCGCGACCGGCGCATTTTTCGCCATCCAATCCTACAGTCTCGACCTGGGGACCACGCTTCGCATGGGGCCGGGCTACTTCCCGCTGCTTCTTTCAGCGGTGCTGATCATTCTCGGCGCGGTCGTCTTTGTCCAAGCGATCCGCGTGCAGGGCGAGCCGATGGGGCCGCTTGCCTGGCGTGGCATGCTGTTCATCCTGCCTGCGCCGATCTTTTTCGGGCTGACGGTTCGGGGGCTGGGATTTGTGCCTTCGATCTTCCTGACCGCTTTCATTGCATGCTTCGCCTCGCATCGGATGACGGTGCTCCATGCGATTTTGCTCTCGGTTCTGCTGACGGCCTTTTCCGTTGGCGTGTTCAGCTACGGTCTCGGATTGCCGTTCGAGCGTTTTGGCCCCTGGGTCCGGTTCTAG